Proteins from a genomic interval of Gordonia sp. SL306:
- a CDS encoding (Fe-S)-binding protein: MRVALFATCFNDTMWPDTPKATVLLLERLGVEVEFPVEQTCCGQMFTNTGYADEAIPGVRQFVDVFGGYDAVVAPSGSCVGSVRHQHPWLADRAGDRGLRSAVDVLVPKVVELSEFLVDVLGVTDVGAYFPHRVTYHPTCHSLRMLRVGEKPLQLLRSVKGIDLVELPAAEQCCGFGGTFAMKNADVSVAMGSDKTAHVKGTGAEVLVAGDNSCLAHIGGMLSRERSGIRMMHLAEILASTETEPA, encoded by the coding sequence ATGAGGGTTGCGCTCTTCGCCACATGCTTCAACGACACGATGTGGCCCGACACCCCGAAGGCCACGGTGCTGCTGCTCGAGCGACTCGGGGTCGAGGTCGAGTTCCCCGTCGAGCAGACCTGCTGCGGGCAGATGTTCACCAACACCGGCTACGCCGATGAGGCCATCCCGGGTGTCCGTCAGTTCGTCGACGTCTTCGGCGGCTACGACGCGGTGGTCGCGCCATCGGGATCGTGTGTGGGGTCGGTGCGTCATCAGCATCCGTGGCTCGCGGACCGCGCAGGTGATCGTGGGTTGCGCTCGGCCGTCGACGTCCTGGTACCCAAGGTGGTCGAGCTGAGCGAGTTCCTCGTCGATGTTCTCGGCGTCACCGACGTCGGTGCGTACTTCCCACATCGCGTGACCTATCACCCGACGTGCCATTCGCTGCGGATGCTGAGAGTCGGCGAGAAGCCGCTGCAACTCCTGCGAAGCGTCAAGGGGATCGATCTGGTCGAGTTACCGGCAGCCGAGCAATGCTGCGGCTTCGGCGGCACGTTCGCGATGAAGAACGCCGACGTCTCGGTGGCGATGGGCTCGGACAAGACCGCACACGTCAAAGGGACCGGCGCCGAAGTCCTGGTGGCGGGCGACAACTCGTGTCTCGCGCACATCGGCGGCATGCTGTCGCGGGAACGCTCCGGCATCCGCATGATGCACCTGGCCGAGATACTGGCGTCGACCGAGACGGAGCCAGCATGA